Proteins encoded by one window of Apus apus isolate bApuApu2 chromosome 15, bApuApu2.pri.cur, whole genome shotgun sequence:
- the MYBL2 gene encoding myb-related protein B — protein MLVRHYGQNDWKFLASHFPNRSDQQCQYRWLRVLNPDLVKGPWTKEEDQKVIELVKKYGTKQWTLIAKHLKGRLGKQCRERWHNHLNPEVKKSSWTEEEDRIIFEAHKVLGNRWAEIAKLLPGRTDNAVKNHWNSTIKRKVDTGGFLNETKESKSLYLLVEVDDKESQSQTGVESQNTLPNGPVDTSEIKEEDVSDEEVTGVQELPSELPAAELVEQNAEGTPEDAVPEDASSFITSPYKWVVEATNYLYPTSVPAFNEALEMIESDPDGWCDLTQFDLPEEPSAGSSSSSNSPVRETPSKPAPSLPNVTEYRLDGHTISDLSKSSKGELIPISPHAEVSFGTPPSVLKRQKKRKISLSPVTENATSTSLSFLDSCNSMTPKSTPVKTLPFSPSQFLNFWTKQDTLELENPSLTSTPVCSQKVIVTTPLHRDKTPLLQKNSAFVTPDQKYVVDNTPHTPTPFKNALEKYGPIRPLPQTPHLEEDLKEVLRSEAGIELIIEDDVKPEKQKGKQGLRRSPIKKVRKSLALDIVDEDMTQNAPALPKTVCFKRAQPVNFLSRSLNLSSSSRKNDSGLLNRAFVQVQPEKMSYRKMPSHFRPPAPMTRAWKVVACGGTRDQILMQEKARQFLDVLKQSHTSRTLILS, from the exons ATGTTAGTAAGACATTACGGGCAGAATGACTGGAAGTTCCTGGCCAGTCACTTTCCT AACCGCAGTGATCAGCAGTGTCAGTACCGCTGGCTGAGGGTGTTGAATCCAGACTTGGTTAAAGGCCCATGGACCAAAGAGGAGGACCAAAAG GTAATTGAACTGGTTAAAAAATATGGCACCAAACAATGGACCCTGATAGCCAAGCACCTGAAAGGACGCTTAGGGAAGCAGTGCCGGGAGCGCTGGCACAACCATCTGAACCCTGAGGTGAAGAAGTCCTCGTGGACAGAGGAGGAGGATCGGATCATTTTTGAGGCCCACAAGGTCCTGGGGAATCGTTGGGCGGAGATTGccaagctgctgcctgggag gaCTGACAATGCTGTGAAGAATCACTGGAACTCGACCATCAAACGCAAGGTGGACACAGGAGGCTTCCTCAATGAAACTAAGGAGTCCAAGTCACTCTACTTGCTTGTGGAGGTGGATGACAAGGAGAGCCAAAGTCAGACGGGAGTTGAGAGCCAG AACACCCTGCCAAATGGCCCAGTCGATACCTCTGAAATTAAGGAAGAGGATGTCAGTGATGAGGAGGTGACAGGAGTGCAGGAGCTCCCTTcagagctgccagctgctgagctggtggAGCAAAATGCTGAGGGGACCCCAGAGGATGCTGTGCCTGAGGATGCTTCTTCCTTTATCACATCACCCTACAAATGGGTTGTTGAAGCTACCAACTACTTGTACCCAACATCCGTGCCAGCCTTCAATGAAGCTCTGGAGATGATTGAATCG GACCCAGACGGGTGGTGTGACCTGACCCAGTTTGACCTGCCTGAGGAGCCCTCCgctggcagcagcagtagcagcaacAGCCCCGTGAGGGAAACCCCCAGCAAACCAGCGCCCTCCCTGCCCAACGTGACCGAGTACCGCCTGGATGGCCACACCATCTCCGACCTGAGCAAGAGCAGCAAGGGGGAGCTCATCCCCATCTCCCCACACGCAGAGGTGAGCTTTGGCACACCACCCTCTGTGCTGAAGaggcagaagaagaggaagatcTCCCTCTCCCCTGTCACGGAGAatgccaccagcaccagcctttCCTTCCTTGACTCCTGCAACAGCATGACACCCAAGAGCACCCCTGTCAAGACACTGCCCTTCTCTCCATCTCAG TTCCTAAACTTTTGGACCAAACAGGATACACTAGAACTGGAGAACCCCTCTCTGACCTCCACACCTGTGTGCAGTCAGAAGGTGATTGTCACCACCCCGCTGCACAGGGACAAGACCCCTTTGCTTCAGAAGAACTCAGC ctttgTCACACCAGATCAGAAGTATGTGGTGGACAACACTCCTCACACTCCCACACCTTTCAAAAATGCCTTGGAGAAATATGGACCAATTAGACCTCTG CCACAGACTCCTCACCTTGAAGAAGACTTGAAAGAAGTGCTCCGAAGTGAAGCTGGCATTGAACTCATCATAGAGGATGATGTGAAGCCTGAGAAACAGAAGGGGAAACAAGGG TTGCGCAGGAGTCCCATCAAGAAGGTCCGGAAGTCTCTGGCCCTGGACATTGTGGATGAAGACATGACTCAGAATGCACCTGCCCTCCCCAAGACTGTCTGTTTCAAAAGAGCCCAG cCTGTGAATTTCCTGTCGAGGTCCCTGAATCTTTCCTCCTCGAGCAGGAAGAACGACAGTGGTTTGCTCAACAGGGCCTTCGTGCAAGTGCAGCCAGAGAAAATGTCCTACAGGAAAATGCCGAGCCATTTCAGACCACCAGCACCG ATGACCAGGGCTTGGAAAGTGGTGGCCTGTGGTGGAACCAGAGACCAAATCTTAATGCAGGAAAAAGCTCGACAGTTTTTGGACGTGTTGAAACAGAGTCACACATCAAGGACCTTAATTTTATCATGA